In one Vicia villosa cultivar HV-30 ecotype Madison, WI unplaced genomic scaffold, Vvil1.0 ctg.000585F_1_1, whole genome shotgun sequence genomic region, the following are encoded:
- the LOC131629616 gene encoding putative high mobility group B protein 11, which translates to MEEDKEEVKTMVSSQPEPDIQLTNVDVKQYSSPNDLEIFYVKLTDLLDSSGYNLIMNVRKTCIDLYRFYSEVTKRGGYHQVRKEKKWGEIVSALKLEGNNARLCTQVQKLYGKLLYKFEKLYFYRFPASQTATGSTKAKRKQESASSLSQLMDDGDYPTAAEISKDCPINVTAIPEVLLQTPSKDKEKKKKRGCPTGRSGYQIFLKQECARLKASGQDIDGKDILRVAVEEWNKLSDIDKQPYVEESKKMKEQKKEAMMTESNKQKSTLDLNKDEKKANLCCGDYYCVTLQPQANNPLVNNAAVDLAYKMTEKTSKDPFFPFDLDAYRSVDLLTGLAIGEPK; encoded by the exons ATGGAAGAAGACAAGGAAGAGGTGAAGACGATGGTGTCATCACAACCAGAACCAGATATCCAACTCACCAATGTTGATGTGAAACAGTACTCTTCTCCAAATGACTTAGAGATCTTCTACGTCAAACTCACTGACTTGTTGGACTCTTCTGGATACAATCTCAT TATGAATGTCCGAAAAACATGCATAGACTTGTATCGGTTTTACTCGGAGGTCACCAAAAGAGGAGGTTATCACCAG GTTcgtaaggaaaagaaatggggTGAAATTGTTTCAGCACTAAAACTGGAAGGAAACAATGCAAGGTTATGTACTCAGGTTCAAAAGCTCTACGGAAAGCTTCTCTACAAATTTGAGAAACTTTACTTCTACAGGTTCCCTGCGTCTCAAACTGCAACAGGCAGCACCAAAG CTAAAAGGAAGCAGGAATCAGCATCAAGTTTATCCCAATTAATGGATGATGGAGATTATCCGACAGCGGCAGAGATATCCAAGGATTGCCCTATCAATGTGACAG CAATACCTGAAGTGCTCCTACAGACACCATCTAAGgacaaagaaaagaagaaaaagcgaGGCTGTCCAACGGGACGAAGTGGTTATCAAATTTTCCTCAAGCAGGAATGTGCGCGATTAAAAGCTTCTGGTCAGGACATAGATGGCAAGGATATCCTGCGCGTGGCGGTGGAAGAATGGAATAAGTTGTCAGACATTGATAAACAG CCATATGTGGAGGAAAGCAAGAAGATGAAGGAACAAAAGAAGGAAGCAATGATGACTGAAAGTAATAAACAGAAGAGCACTCTAGATCTTAACAAGGATGAAAAGAAGGCTAATCTGTGTTGTGGTGACTACTACTGTGTAACTTTGCAACCTCAAGCAAATAACCCTCTTGTGAACAATGCAGCAGTGGATTTGGCTTATAAAATGACAGAAAAAACATCCAAGGATCCCTTCTTCCCATTTGATTTGGATGCTTATCGTTCGGTAGATTTGCTAACCGGGTTAGCAATCGGAGAACCAAAATAA